From the bacterium genome, one window contains:
- a CDS encoding flagellin produces the protein EENLVAAESTIRDTDMAAEMATFTRNQIMLQAATAMLAHANSAPQVVLQLMG, from the coding sequence CCGAGGAGAACCTGGTCGCCGCCGAGTCGACGATCCGCGACACCGACATGGCCGCCGAGATGGCGACCTTCACCCGCAATCAGATCATGCTGCAGGCGGCCACGGCGATGCTCGCGCACGCCAACTCCGCCCCGCAGGTGGTCCTGCAGTTGATGGGCTAG